Genomic window (Aricia agestis chromosome 15, ilAriAges1.1, whole genome shotgun sequence):
accaattttttttaatctacccGCATTgtcgaaattttaaaatgttgtaatattttattgttctcATAAAGCTGCGCatgcactggatcggaatcggagcgtacggattggttgctttgtattgatttgtatggtactgcgtgcactggatcggcatttctgcgcctgagaccggaatttatgccgatgacctcatccgcagccgcgtctatgggtcaatttatatatttagtgcagagtcaaagcgcatcgaaacaaagtatcaaaactgaacatagcaaatccaaccttaactccaaagcgttaacgcacacatttcatatatacattaataactaaattgccgatgcggaatccgaatgcagtggacgcaccccatcggcatttcgtaaatgacgacgctccgtacgctccgattccgatgcagtggacgcgcagcttaaaAGTGACGAAATGTCTTAATGGGAAATAAAGATCGTTAAACCGAACCCACTCTTAAgacaaaaataaacataaaggatgttattttgttatttatttcgtACACAAGTCATAACAAGAGCACGACCTTAAACTTTTTGCCCTTCCTTTTATTTTCCTTGATTGTTTGACCACAAACTTGCACGTAAATCTaatgtattatgttttatgactCATAAAAGTACCCTCGTTTGTTTAATATGCGTTTTCTCACGTTTTTCCACTTAATAATTGAGTAGTAagaattaacattttaaaagaaaaagataAATAAATTGCCTTAGTTCACATTTCATACAATAGTTATTGTGATTGCCAATAACTTTTAGTTCTTAGAATGTTGTTAAtgattttgtaattaaaattatgtaattgatATTAGATTGATTCTTTGTTCTAAGATCGTAGTTAactactatatattttttattgtctaGGTGTCCCGGTTCTTAGGATACAGCCTAGCGACAGACAGCATAGTCTTAGTAAAAGGGTGCCGTTTTTatcttttgggtacggaaccctaaaaagacatAAACCGACGCCTGACAGTAGTATATAGGCGTTAAGGTGGAATAGccataggtacataatatattatatttcacacATGTGCTCTGATgaattagtataaaaaaattgCTAGTTTTCTCTCCAGAGTCGAGCTTAGCCTCATACAGCCATCGATTATTTGCAGCTCACGCAATTATTGCTGCCAAAATCATTAGACTTCCTTCTAAACAAGTCGGGTAAAAAGTTGTATGAATCATTTGAGTGTCGAATCAGCCAGCATGACAGACGTGGCGCGACGCCAACACGCGACCAGACGTTGAACCGACAGCCTTGTAGTTAGGTAACTGTCTTCCGTGATCTGTGTTCTATCATGGAATTATAGTATGTATAGGGGCATTTCAGAAATTCCGTAAGAAGTCTTGCCCACATTTTGCTGacttaaaatagaaataataatcaGCAGCTCAACAATCTTAGCACTTTTGTATAAAACATTAAAcagcttgattttttttgtgttagACAATTTAATCTACATTATATACCTAGTTTACCTACCTAGTAAAAGTTTCTTACTTTTGAATATTTGGAtactatttgaaaaaaaaaaacatctgctGCAATACATTTTAACATGTTTCCCATAACTGTGCACAACATCTGTAATAATGTCCATACAAaagaactatttttttttcagtttttttcctATCCAGCTGATTATATTCAGTTCTACTTGTATAACAAATGTTACTTTTACCATTCCAGGATATACATCGAGAAAGATCTCCTCGAGACAGCCACACTAGTCACTTTAGAATCAGCGAATATCCTCAACTGGTGGCGAACGGGCCGCGTTCCCGGAGCTCCTAGACTATTGCCGTTAGCGACATCTGGTGACGGCAACTGTTTGCCACATGCTGCCAGCTTAGCGGCTTATGGCTTCCACGACAGACTGCTGGCTTTGAGGACGAAGCTGCAAGCTTTATTGTCGGGAGAAAATGGAGAGGCGTTGTCAAGTAAGTAGATTTGGGCTCCTGGATAAACTAGCAACCTCTCGCGACATTCTATTAATGTTAattgactataattaatttatcattATGTTGTAGATAACCAAATTAGGCTAGTATGCCTTCAAcgaaattatatataatttattctaCAAACCACATAATAATAACCTCTCAAAAGCGCTAGAAATTTCGTGTTACAGACTCCTCTTACTTCTTATAAACTCTAAGATTACATGTTACGTCGTTTTGCCACTTTTgttaaggcttcttacagaccaATGTCAGCCAATGTCATTGCCAACGGCAGATGCAACTTCAGCCGTCGACGCgttgacggctgccgtcgacaagtgtcAGGTGCATTTGTATCTGCCGTTGGCAAGTGCCGTTCGTTTGTAAGAAGCCTAAGCCATAGAGCCGCTCAGCTCATTCTCAACTTCATCTCTCTACTAAGTAACCAGGTATTTTGCCACTTTTCAGGGGCGATCGAGCGGCGATGGCGGTGGTCGGAAAGCCAGTCGCTTCGCGCAGCCGGCTTGCGGCTGTCAGAGGCGGAGTGGCGGCGCGAGTGGGCGGACGCGGTGCGGGCGGCGTCAGCGGAGCCCCGTCCTCGCgcccccgccgccgcgccgcattATGCGGCTTTGGAGCACTTACACGTGTTTGCGTTAGCGCACGTTATGAGACGACCGGTGATTGTGTTCGCTGACGTCGCTTTGAGGGTAAGTAGCTATGGACTTCGAAGGCGAGGATAAGTACCATATTGTCAAGCTGCGAGAAATCGGGTGCTAGGATTTAGGAAGCTTTATACCCAACGATAAAAGAAAGTAAAATAACACATACCCGCACATGGCCGAgcctttataaaatatgtgtaataATAGCGAAGGTGACGTGCTACATATTTAATTTGCGCAGtcgtattcccttcccctcccttccctacccttccctattaccctattccctcttaaaaagtcggcaacgcacttgcagctcttctgatgctacgagtgtccatgggcgatggaagttgctttccatcaggtgacccgtttgctcgtttgcccccttatttaataaaaaaaaaaaagtcgtgTCTAGTTTTTAACCAACATAgactataaaacaaaaaaatgcacTATGTTATTCGACCTTTATGAGGCGAGAAAAtagcaataatttaatttacacaTGATTACTATTACAGGACTACAGCGGCGAGCCAGTAGCTCCAATCCCCTTCGGTGGCATCTACTTGCCACTGGAGTTGCCACCGTCACAATGCGGCCGCTGTCCAGTGCTGCTGGCTTACGACGCTGGCCACTTCTCGGCTCTGGTGCCAACGGAACCCCTACCCAGAGACGGAGCCAGGGTTCCCTTGGAAGACCACGCAGGAAACCATATGCCCATACGGTAAGTGGGATAGATGTACTTTTGACTTTTGTATGTGCgctaagaatataatataatttattattatttttaacaaaaaattaaaaccgacttccaaggtaaaaacaataataacatccttataatatgaactaaaaagtattaaataatttttcctatctaatagtgcctttttccgaattcggctaaaactctactatttctgtactcaatcttcatcattttgaagtcggtaccagatagctgaatcttcagtctgccagaatatttgaaacttttggaactgaaaaatttcgaaagtcggttcaCAAACcgcagagtaatcgttgaacatacacaaataaaaataaaaaataaaaatatccacagccgaacatataacctcctcctttttggaagtcggttaaaaagatacATAACTGAATTGATGCTGagaaaataaaagtaatgtacttacttataattaactagctgttgcccgcgacttcgtccgcgttagtatagtagatcacgtcaagtattatttattgtaaaaaatattcaatgtacagcattgactttcctacgattttattatatatagatgttccgcgcggcttcgcttgcgtaatttaagaaattcacgcaaccgtacattttgcagcaaaaaatagcctatgtgccttcacgtggtctgttcttcatgtttgccaaataacataaaaattgttcattttcccccgtttttttcacattttcatctatttcttcgctcctataagtcttagcgtgataaaatatagcctatagtcttcatCGATAAATGGggtatccaacagtaaaagaatttttcaaatcggaccagtagttcctgagattagcgcgttcaaacaaacaaacaaacaaactcttcccaaatataatattagtatagataagtttCACACACTATTTTAATGGTAGAATGGAAGCATCACATAAATAAGATAACACCGTTGTAAATGTACTGCATTctgtgaataaaatatttgatttgaaAAATAGTTTATATTCTAGAAGTGTGAGTAGGGTAGATATAGTTTTGTGTGTACGAGATAAAAGTAATGTAGATGATATTGTATTGTTTGTTATACATTTACCTAATTagatataacaaaaatatttaaacaacacAAAGCTgcacaatattttgttactgtCAGCGACATTAAAAAACGCTCTCGGTAGACAAAGAGTAAAATATTGTACTGACTACCAGTGTATCTGTTGTGTATTTCAATCAATCAATAATTACACAGCGAATAACTTAGGTATACCAGCTTGCTGTCTCTTTCTGTCAATAAACAACTTAAATCTTTATGGCAatataaattttgtatgtattttCAGATTCAACGTAGACCCGGGAGATGATTTTAACTGGGACGAGGAGCCAGACCAAAAAACCATAAACAATCTGCTACCAGACGAATTCCAACGAAACGCCATGCTAGCCGCCTACTTAGATCTAGAAAGAGTGGAATGCCTAGCTCCTCAACCGTCAGAGGAATTAAGAAGATCACTAGATGCGTTGTCGACTAAAAGTTCCAAACAAATGAACTCTGTGGTCAAACAGTTTGGGAGTATTGGCCGATCTATGGGCAGTAAGTTGAAGAAGAATTTCGGGTCTATGGTGAAGCTTTCTAGCAAGAGTAACAATGATGATGTTTTGGTCCGAAGGCCGTCTACTTGTGAGGTGTTGTGCTGCAGAGTGTTGGCAGCAAGAGCACCGGTACAGGAGGAAATGGTGAAGAATTACTTGAATGAGGCTTGGATAGGGTAAGAATGTTTCCTGAAATTTTTTAAAGCAAAGTATAGTATGGATTTCTCTGTCTATTCTAAATCTGTGATTTTCATTCAATTTTTCTAAGccaattaacaattttaaataattaaaaaattgggACGtatctaaggccggtataaatagtcagtactcaagatgcatctcgatctcaagacgcagttcggctctatgattggtccaaattttgacagccaaccaattacagaccgagatgcatctgagtactgactatttataccggtcTAAGTGCCACGGCATCAAAGTTTCTACAACTCGAAGATATGAAACACGCAGATGATAAGCTAGTTATAACAAAATACCATCTCGCTTGATCGAAATCGCATAAAGATTTAAGGCCCATATCAAAGGGAGACTCCCTTTGATATGGACCTTAAATCTTTATggcaattaattattaaatataaaaatgagtataCATACTTACccacaaaatatacataatgtTTGTGACTTTTTACAGATACACGACAGAACAAAACCGAAAGGAGCAAGATGCGCCGTCTCAACCACGCTACGGCACAGGCCGGTCTCAGTTTTACACGGAAGCTGGCAACGCCGCGcacgccgccgcccgcgccgctccATCTCGCTCCCGCACTACCGACCGCACGCTATATCTGTCTCGCTCTACCTTCTACGACGATCGCCCCCCTTCGCCCCGCCCATGCCGCGCGCCGCTCTGTCCGTACTTTGGAAGCGAGGCGTATGACTACTATTGTTCGCGGTGCGTGCGTATGAATTGATATCTGTCCCGCTCTAACACGTAGCGGTATGATTCTATCTCGCTCTTGGGTATGATATCTGCGAAAATATAATGTACAGTGCGTATTCGGTTACCGAACCTAACCtaaaggttgaattttttttttatttcactacAATATTTTCATAACAAAGTTCATTTTACCGCCTTAAATTATtagtgttttatttaaaaaatatatgttaccAGATCGGTATTTTTAGAAATTATAAACCGTTTTTAACAAACGTCGAAGATATTATTTCCTTCTGCGAAGTGGTAACATATAAGTATAAATgtctaattatatttaaataaaaacgttttaaaatttaaatgtttaagaTTAGGCAGGGTCGATAAGAAAAgctttttaaactttaagatTAGCGATTTTAAATAAACCaaacatatttttgtatacATATTTAGACTATTATAGATGTCTATAGTACTATAAATTGCCGTTAAAAAGGATGTTTCCCTGTTTGTAGTTTTGACTCTTGAGGTAGTATTTTGattagaaatttaaaataaaatcacacttatttttataccaaccttaaatattattttcattacaaaGCATACTTAACAGTGcacagtgtacggaggagacgaaaaatcggaaattttcaattttcttcaattttgaatagGCATTAGTATAATGAATGCGAGAGTAGAACACCCGCGTGTCAATTCACAATCGTTTTGATGCTACGAGCTACCAAaaacttttacataataaataaaattttgtattccacctgaaagcctattaaataaggtatatttcAAGCCTTTTTCCTGATCCGCTGTGTCGATAttttacctacaataaaataattttcatttttaggtttttattttttttgatcCAAAACCAAACAAAACGCGCAATCGAAAATATCGACAAATTAAAGGTATACAAGCATTCTATACACACAAAAAAATCACCCGTGAGATCTGTTATTCATTCTACTCTCGCATTCATTATACTAATGCctattcaaaattgaagaaaatagaaaatttccgatttttcgtctcctccgtacactgCGCAGTGCAGTatataatgtttaaaatataaacagtTACATTTTTGTACCCTTGAAAAACTAAAGATAACTGTTAAAGCGATCGTATTACTAGTTGTAAGATTTTAGTTTAACCCACttactagtaaaaatatttacacaataggCAATATAATTAGTAAACCAATTTAAGCCTATACATATTGTGTAACATACACGTCTTGTCTGATACGTTGGAAAATAGCCTTGATAAACaagaacaaaacattgtatagcaCATCCATTgtataactatttttattagtaattgTTTAGTTatgtagtttttaaattatttacaaaaaacatgAAAACATCATCCATAAAGGAAATAGTTAGTGCCAAGTATTTGAAATTATGACAAAGTTAATGAAAAGAAAGGATTTAAAGTTATGAAATGAAGTAGGtatagaaataatatttaacaaactAATTGTTCTGATTGCTTAAAATGTTCAAGTTTTTTCTGTAGGTAatgctaattatattatattatatcctcTAAGAAAAGAATAAGGCTACATTCGACCAAACACATTTGCTGATAAATATCCAAAAAGCTTCCCAAAAAATGTGTTCAGTGCTAGATTACAACAGGGTGTACAAAATCTTAATTCAGACAATAATTGTCATGAAGTTGATAAAATATGATTGATCATCAGAACATCTTTACAAACTTGTTATATTAATGAAACAAATGTTTCCAATGTTTACACATGTTATACAGGATTGTTTTTTCACCAGTACAATAAATCAACAAACGTGATagttgtcaaaaataaaaaatactagcgATTTTTGTTACTACCCCCCtggaacaaaaaaacaaaaatatcaagCCCCGGACTTATCCGCTAAACTACTAAAAATGTGGACGCATTACGCATTAGAGGCCGGCCGATCGCTTACCTCACCCCGCCGCCCTCTACCTCATACCGCACCCGTTGTCGCCTTGTATTTAGTGCGCCCAAGCGGTATTAGATtatattcatacgtgggagagccatgcttcggcacgaatgggccggctcgacctgagaaataccacgttctcacagaaaaccggcgtgaaacagcgcttgcgctgtgtttcgccgagtgagtgagtataccggaggcccaatcccctaccctattcccttccctaccctcccctattcccttcccttccataccctccctattccctcttaaaaggccggcaacgcacttgcagctcttctgatactgcgagtgtccatgggcgacggaagttgctttccatcaggtgacccgtttgctcgtttgcccccttattacattaaaaaaataaatattgaaatgattttttttgtgaaatatacTCTATTATCGATACCAATGACGAGGTAAAATTTATTGTACTGGTGAAAAACTAATCCTGTATTCTGTTTGCAGTAACACAACAGTGGACACTGTTGAGTTCTtcgtaataaatataaatatacacaGTAGAAACATTTTCAAGATCTGCTGTCTATGTGTCTCATTCGACTTTCCGAATGTTTCAGACAAAGATCTTGAATCTCTGTGTAAATAGTGGCAAGAGAGCATTATCCATTTGCAAGTTTTTAAATCTCAAACTATTGATAAAATCAGTATGTATATAATACGAGCCAAGGAacaaatgataaataaatagaaatgaCATATGAACTGAATTCACTATTCCTTGCCAGGAAatgattaacataatattgtgtaaattaGCCATGCCCCCCGCATGGCTTGTTCTATGGCTTATTAAAacatttctattttattattagttctTTGGTTAATATAAGGACaaataaatatcaaattattaaaataaactgtgatGAGTTGCAGCTTTCCACATAGATTAAATATAGATAAGTATTTTCCTACTAAAACCTCCTATCATATTGTTAAGGTTGACAAGAACTATTTTAAGATTTGTGTATTCTTGTTATTACTTGTTAAAGTTTTGTGAAAAACATATTGAAAGTTACATTAAtagaaagtattttaaatactcGACTTCTAGAATACTGTTACATAGGTGATAGGACAAGAGAATTCTCTCTACCTTATGTGACATTACCAACATATTTTATTGAGTGTGTAAACTTAGGATATCTATAATTACCTATAACCAACCTAAGAGAAGCTGGAATCtgtatagatattttttaaCCTTGTAGCTACAATAATTGTTCCCGTCCTGTTTTTGTTTGCTAACAATTAAAGTTTTTGATCTTCTAGTCCTAATTAGTATAGTtaagttgtattttatttaattgtaagttttttttgtataaattttgttaattgtttttgttgtaccttatttttaacagttttttaacataataataatgtgttaTAGGCTGGGTCTAcaagattataaaaaatatgtaaaatgggAGAAAATTCATAGCACTAAAAATATGCCTTTGTACTGAAAATATAGTGTAAAATAGAACACAAAAATGTCAAGCTAATAAACTATATAATGAATGGCTTTGGTGTCCTCAATTCTCAactctaataaaatattatacagggtgcaatttaaccttcctgccaaattttaatatattgagccttgttaaaaataaaaatacacgtattttttcttttaa
Coding sequences:
- the LOC121734514 gene encoding OTU domain-containing protein 7B-like gives rise to the protein MVMESNSITEKINDERLRPKAGGDVMPERSVAMDLDLNYAAPSNLVLTPAPECRKLSRGISRATDNEGLVWALRSNTEPDHSPLSDHILLLPDISVYPPDFRIYIEKDLLETATLVTLESANILNWWRTGRVPGAPRLLPLATSGDGNCLPHAASLAAYGFHDRLLALRTKLQALLSGENGEALSRAIERRWRWSESQSLRAAGLRLSEAEWRREWADAVRAASAEPRPRAPAAAPHYAALEHLHVFALAHVMRRPVIVFADVALRDYSGEPVAPIPFGGIYLPLELPPSQCGRCPVLLAYDAGHFSALVPTEPLPRDGARVPLEDHAGNHMPIRFNVDPGDDFNWDEEPDQKTINNLLPDEFQRNAMLAAYLDLERVECLAPQPSEELRRSLDALSTKSSKQMNSVVKQFGSIGRSMGSKLKKNFGSMVKLSSKSNNDDVLVRRPSTCEVLCCRVLAARAPVQEEMVKNYLNEAWIGYTTEQNRKEQDAPSQPRYGTGRSQFYTEAGNAAHAAARAAPSRSRTTDRTLYLSRSTFYDDRPPSPRPCRAPLCPYFGSEAYDYYCSRCVRMN